The following nucleotide sequence is from Anguilla rostrata isolate EN2019 chromosome 3, ASM1855537v3, whole genome shotgun sequence.
CAGAGTCCCTCTCAAAATCTAATGTGATAGTACAAATATAAGGGGGTCACTTTGGTTCAAGGTTTTCAAGGTGGTgatatatgcatgtgtttgtccGTATGTCCTTTCGCCCGgagtgggggggcagtgggggtgtCAGGTGGGCCAAGTGGGCCTCATAGGACCATGATCCGTCTTTGTAGGTAGGCCTTTTTGGATGACTGAATTCTTGCCTCAGTTAAAATATAGTGCAGATTGGCCACCTGCTGGTGCTATAGTACACAAATTTTAACATTCACAAGCTCAGCTCCCGCATCGCATTTGACTGAAAGTAACACAGGTTGGTACACAGGTCCCTCTCCTCATGGGAAACAAATAAAGAACCCATGAGGTCTGTCATATTGAATTTCAAGCCATGATTCATTTTATGTGATTGGCCAAATAATACgccaattaattttcagtggGCATAGCATATTACAAAAATGCTCATAAATCCATAAACACTCACAAAACCAAACCCCAAATGAAATCACATGGTGGCACTCTACCCATATTctaaaaaacatacaaaatcactggtcttttgtttagtttcaAACCTGCTGTAGTTTCTTCAttttgcacatactgtatacatatgTGCTTTGGTAATGTTAGTGAGGTTCAGCCagttttttccaaaaacaattttattcaCCCAACTGTGATTCATGCAGTCAGCCCAATTTTCCAGAATAATATGGACGTGACTTGAATATAGTAAATaactttttgaaaacaaatgtgaataaaagaataatagaaaatgaataatagAAAGTGAACAGTTGAAATGATAGAAATGTAATTACGCCGAATTATTAATGGCATAAACTTGCTATGGCAAGACTAATGTGTTAATGCATGCAAGTTATAAGATGGATATAATATCATTTGTGAAAGCAAGTGAATAGCACAATCTAatctaaattattttgtatagtAATATTATGTTCAATTGTGTTTTGGGTTTACAGATTTACCAAACACATGTGAATCCTACACCTGTCATACATGCATcattcttcttcctcctcctccaccacctttTCCACCACTGACAATGAAAACCATATATATGGTAAtctcttcttttctttgaaACCCAAcactgttttgtttaaattttaattaagcatattttattgaagcattttaaattaaattatgaaataccTAAGCggtctgtttgttttcaagTTGTGATACATTCTGTTTTATGTTCTTCCGTAAGTATATCAATCTATGGCATTATAAATTATGTGTATATGATTACTTTCAGCCTATTTTTAAATTGGTGagacatgaaattaaatatttttattttttatttttataataataatataataaccaATGGAACCAAACAAGATAAAACTAaatgtgtacatactgtattcTTGCCAAACTTTCATGTGAAACCAAATTACAATGACAATATAGGCTAATTTTCTAAAATTACTTTACAATATTATTTCCCACAGAAACCTACAAATATGCAACTTTATCAAGATTTCATGCCTGACTGTTCCACTGTAAAGGTTtgcattatataatataatgctAATTCattgtatacagtacatatctCAAATGTGTAACTGTAATGTGCATAACTCAGTTTCTTTTAGAAAAACTTTTATGCaagtctgcatttattttataactaGGAAAAATGCAACtagttattattttcaaatcataaaacattttttattacagaTGGTAGATGAGGATGTCATAGGACCAAAGGGTGAAAAGGTACTgtttatatgcaaataaatgttcgtgtttaactgtgtgactgttagaaataaaaaaaatggggactaatgtactttatttttgtttttcagggccGCAGAGGAGAACAAGGGGAAAAAGTAGGTACATATTTGCAAAGATGCATTTCATGTTGCTGAAAATAATCATGAATGAAACCTTCATTCTTTCTGCCTACCTTAAAGTGACCTTAATTTTTGCAGGGTCTCCCTGGCCCAATTGGACCAGAAGGGATTCCAGGGCTCCATGGTGTCATGGGTCCTTCTGGAGACCAGGTTTTCATAATGAAACATCAACATATTCATAATCATAGCTAGCACCTGGAGAAATAATTGGCCATGTTTCCAGTTGGGCTGTCAGCCTGAATTTCAGCAGTCCTGTTCTAGGTGTCCCTGTTGGCAGTCCAATCATTCTGAAATAAGCATAGATATGTGATTAATACTGCAATTATGGATTCATTAAGAGATTTTTTATCaccacaaaacaataaaatgacatttttctgtgaaatatggaagCGCAAGCAGAATTTCATTAGATTAGCTGGCTAACATTTGTTACATGCAAACTAGTTAGCAAGGCAGATATGATGGTGTGATTCTATGTTAGATATGATCTAACTAGAATGTAAATAGAAGAGGCCTATACTCTTACAGTGCTTACAGTGCTCTCCAAAAGTATTTGAACAGAGtgaaattgttatttttgctgtatactCAAGGAATTTGGATTTGTGaccaaaatatgaatatgacaaatacagaaaataagTTATTATttgatggtatttacatgcatataaatgttaccattttacagaaacagctgttattttgtTGAATCCTCCCATTTTCAGCAGTGAAACATTAAGTTAACGGATGACTGACGTGTTCACTGTTGCtcagatgtttatttatttaattcattttttatctatggctgaaaaacaagtACTCTGAAAACTGAGAAAACAGAATTAATTAAGAATGACAGCACAGAAAGTGAGTGTATGAATTCCAGCAGTTTGCAATGtcttgtaaaagaaaaaacaacactggTGGAAACTGGTGGAAATAAATACCATACTGGTCAGCCAAGGAAGATAACAGTTGATGACAGACAAACActaagagctgtgaagaaaaaccgtAAAACAACTGTCAGTGGCATCACTAGAGGGCAAGGGTGAAAATATCactataaatggactgcatatcTGCTATCACTCAATATATAGCAAAGAATTGAATGTAGGtttgctttgatgttttttAGAATCAGCCTTGAATCTTTGCATGTTACAGTTCAATTTGAAGCATGCATATTGCATACACATATTGCATGCATATTGTTTTTACAGGACAACTGTCTCGCTAATGGAATGTTATTTTATCATCTAGGGTGAAAAGGGGGAGATGGGCTGGGCTGGGTTTCCAGGAGAATTCGGACTACCAGGAATGATTAAAGTAAGCCAAACAGGAAAAATCGATATAAAGCTAGATTATGATATAATACGATATAAAATTCCTTTCTTACACTCATGcctttgctttatttattgttttgcagGGTCAACAAGGACGGAATGGGACTAAAGTAAGTTAAAGCCACATCCATTcgtcattttacaaaatgtgtatttcagaATAAGTTTGATATAACATTTATTAAACaggggaggaaaggagaaaagGGTGGCCAAGGCCCACCAGGAGACAAAGTAAGCACATTTTAACTTTAAACTCAGTTTGTTCTCAATCTGAGATAATTTTTTGTCACTttcataaatcatgtttttgtttctctagAGCCCTGCAGGCTACCGTGGTCCTCCTGGCCAGAAGGTGAATCAGATCTATATGTACATCTGTTTAGACTAGTTTCACTTTATGCATTGTATTATCTCATTTCATTAATGCCTGTTATTGTCACTTTCAGGGCGACCCAGGATTGAAAGGATGGAATGGTGTAAAAGGTCAACAAGGCCCAAGGGGAGCACCAGGGAAAAGAGGCAAATTGGTAAAACTTTATAGTCATTTTGTTGAGGGTCACTTGATGTTTATGAATAGAAATAAGAGAAGATGGTTCTCATTGTAGTTAGAACTGGAGTTAGAAGTAGACTTTTAACTTTTGTTTAagagcatttttatacacattggtttcaccatgtagaaattacagcacttttcataaaCAGCTccacatttcagggcaccataatgtttgggacatattaatactatgtaaatgaaagtagtcatatTCACTACTtttcacatatcctttgcatgaaATGAATACTTGAAAAATAATGATTGTTACATGTTATTTAACAGCCATCTTTTTAAGGATAGCGTCTGGTGCACATTAGACATATGTACAgacattcagtttttatttaattgtatttacatgtgtttcACAATTTTGCATCTTTTTGTGTTGATTCCCCcaattttcagctgtgcaacaGTAAGTTAACATTTGTTAAACATTGTTGCCTCCCAAGGTTGACCCTCACCTGCCCGTCCTTAGCTGTTCACAGGAGCACTGCTGCCTTCCCTGGATCTTTCGTCCTTGGGAATCCAGATACCCTCTGCAAATCTCCTTAGATGAGAAACTCTCCTTTTCCAGATCACTCTCGGGATCCTATTTTCAGAGGTTTGAGACACCTCTTGTATACCTTGTAGGGTACCTCGCTTGGTCCAGGGACCAAGGTTGCTCTTGCAATGTCTTGGACCTCCTTCAAACTCCTTGCTCTTCAACTCGGTTCTAGGTGCTGGTGGCCCTGCAATGGCCCAAGCCCAGTTCTCTAGTTGCATCTCTATAGATGTCTGTGACATGTTAGTTGATCTCCCCTTTTGGAAAAGATAGGTGGTTACTCCATTTTTGACCAAGCAGGCCTTTGGTGACACTAAAGGGGTCTGAAATAAAGGCTGTCACTTGCTAGCCCCCTCTCTGACGCCACCTGTTCCATTCTGCGTGGGGGTGAGAAGCTTCTTCCTCAGAATATTTTGAGCTCTGCCAGGGCACCTTTCACTTCCTCTGTCACCACTTTGTACATGTGCTTTAGATTTCCTGCCTCCGCTGGCTGACCTTGGCTACTTGTTATTTCACCACATAGTGGGTTCTCTCCCTGTGCTTCTCCTCTATGCCAAACCTCTCAACTGCAGGGCTGATGAGGATTGTTCACATGAATCTGAGTCTTCTGCCAGCATCCCCCTTTGCTACTGCATCAAAAATTCTGTCCAAATCCTCATCGAACTGGTGCCACTAATCCCCCTTGCTCTTTGGAGACTACTTAACCCAACAATGTTCGGACTTGAAGCTAGAGGTACACACATGTTCCATGAACTGTGGGGTGACTCCGGGCCTAGCTCCACCTGTGTCTCATTAGGAGTTGTTCTGGGCATTTTACCAGCTGTGTCCTGCCCAAGCATTTCATTTGGTCTCACAGGTTCTTACATACCTTGCCACAAACACATTCCATGCTCGCCGCTTGATCTTTGCATGGATCATTATTTTAAGGTCAGTTTGGGCGGGGTTAACATTCTCCACCCCATTCGAGCTCTCATGGTTTAtaatggagagaaaaaacataaatcaggtgctttaaaatgcaaaaaaatgggAGGAGCAAAGAACTTtgcttcattattattttcttctgcTCAATCTTacgcattttattttctgaaatgcaatgcattttatttgtgggGGGCACGGCAGGGCCTTAGTGATATAGGGGCCCACTCCCATACTCTTGTCTCCAACTGTTCTGTTGTAAAGTCCACTGTAACTTTGCCTGCTTAACTAGTAGTTTAAGGAGTTAAATAGAATGATGACTTTGAGCTTACAAATTTGGAGAGAAACCCAGGTAAACAGAAAAGGTAAGACTTAAATAATattcaagaataataatatttagtAATATGCATAGTAAAGGTTAATTATGGACAGGACTAAACACCGCTTCCTTATATGACTAAATACTGCTTCCTTAAATGAAAACCTTGGTGAATTTTGTTATCTATTAGTGAATAGCCAATCTAATGTATCATATCCTTGCACATTCTTATGCTTcgtgtcatttttatttcatgcacCAAAAACACAATGGAGGCAATGAAAGGAAATTCTGGACCACCTGGGCCCTTAGGACATGTTGGATCCATGGGCCAGCAAGGCCCCGCTGGAGTGCCTGGACTACCTGGAAAAGGTTCTGTCCACTGCCTGTAACtgaatgcgcacacacacacatacacatgcacacaggtacatgaacacacagatacatgcacacacacacacacacacacacaggtatatgaacacacagatacatggacacacacatgcaaagcagACGCTGccacacaggtaaacacataGCATCCCATTTTGCATAGGATCACGTATAAAAATACTAAACAAGCCCGGTTGCCTATAATTATGGCTAGCGTTGATACAAGGCCAGATATCAGTAACATGGAAAAAGAGGTGATTGTTTTGAAAAACTTGCAATTTTGGGAATGTCAAAACTTTGCTGTTCACAACAACAAATGTGAGACCAACCAgctcctcagattatgaagcatggggctttattcatgaaaaaagaaacattgacACACAAGAAACTACGGAAGTTGAGTTGTGGTAATGTCCAAATCAATGGGAAAAGCTGCTTATGTTTGTTTCATAACACCCAAATAAGCTTTTATAAAGCAAATAGTCTACTATACAGACCAGCCTCTTGTACGCTTTtcataaatgcctgtgaccaggaggctgtttcttttccattaatcacttggagcatccagaagatgaagCCATGTCAatgcagcaagcaaattagctgaacacatttaatattAAGCACTGAAATAACTTTAAAACTCAAACATTGATgagcataatttatttatttatttatttaataaatattaaactgcattaaaatgcCTAAGTtctccccaaaaggacactacatATAGATGGTTTTCAATCCTAATCTCTGAATCTGAAGCCCTGTCCATGACCTCCCTGACTACCaaccctctcattttctctttagatgccattctgtaaacatgaaacagcaaaagaaaacaaataaaaaaacacatgatgGCATAACTGTGATGCCTGTTACATTTATGCAGACAGGACATCATGTTTTTTGGTCACCTACAATAAACTCTGAAAACCAGACTAACCTTTAATGGCAGATAACTTTCTAAAatgatgtaaaatatattttgttgtaaaatatatatacatatattgcattatacccaggggttaaattgggatttgggaggtgggtggaccctgggatccggtgggaggtgggtgaaaagaGATACAAAGTAAACCAAtcaatgtctcagctcaaaatagttgtatctttaatgtattgtgcacataactgtaattaaggaaaacaattattcaaaaagaatgtaaactattgatgcaagcttttacataaaatatttcaagtttattgagtgtcattaatggtgacaattttttttaccctcgAAAacaatcggtcatcctcctcttttgtcctccctttcttcctcctttatccatctttcttaaactgtcgaattgaaacaaaataccAACGGCGACaagtgagctgaaaattggtgtggcgcaaaactttccttgaAACTAATCATtaatctcaaactgttttaattacttttgagagattaacaagcatgcaaacgatctgactaagtaaagggacacacagcttcttagcattgtgttagggagattaaatgataaatgcaattcagaaaaacacgttttaatcactaagcagtggtggaatcttcccctgattttccttgagtaggctatcaatacaattaatccacaaaataggctactcaatacatatatagccagctctcccgaAATaagcagttttagcgagtagcctaggccttatagcctacatttatttttatttgcaattgtgcacattttaatcaacatttgcagatacatgcacttctttctccgcactcgtattcatggcaaatatctgcaatgcgtagattgtaaacaatcttgaagtgcaggttttgtttttgctggttattctgaaagctaacacgatagataacagactggtgtatcttgtttgttaagtgtagactacttggtgattagaacggataaattgaatttatgctttaatccccctaacacggtatgaagacgctgtgtgttaggttacttgccatttgattagtccgatcgttggcacgcttgataatgaaggaaaattactaatgaacaCAGgctgagatcaatgattagtttaaaggaaagttttgtgcccaaccaattttcagctcaccagtcaccAAAACGTTACGTATTTgagaaatattcaatcctagcttagctgctgaccagcaacctgctgattttcaAGCAATcaaagcaatcaaagttgccgttaataatagccggcgttcaTGGGGgcttcatctctctttaaaatgttgcatagatgaaattacatgttaatgaaattacctaccgtgTCCGCTtcaagacaatcaacaatatttttctttctgtggcggtctatataaacgactgttcctcctgagttttttttctttgg
It contains:
- the LOC135250731 gene encoding acetylcholinesterase collagenic tail peptide-like, whose amino-acid sequence is MGWAGFPGEFGLPGMIKGQQGRNGTKGRKGEKGGQGPPGDKSPAGYRGPPGQKGDPGLKGWNGVKGQQGPRGAPGKRGKLAMKGNSGPPGPLGHVGSMGQQGPAGVPGLPGKVHILPGPKGEKGITGPSVKCNCSWANSFEHVTKKDYSEVPSIYIVDSEKEMSHFKSKNIMVLRRDTRTLYIYDGNKWTAVQVSSAT